In one Carassius carassius chromosome 12, fCarCar2.1, whole genome shotgun sequence genomic region, the following are encoded:
- the LOC132154600 gene encoding brain acid soluble protein 1 homolog — protein MGGKLSKKKKGYNMNDEKAKEKDAKTEGASAEEGEAPKENKEEAPAATETTNDTEAAANEATPTADSNSTAPKEEEKSTAAAKKEEPAANANAPKASDAKSSEAAKAEPAKSPDAPPAKAEDKSAPSAASANEKEAAKDPAPPVATVTESKPDAESKKTEAPPTKESTPAEPITTETSPAPNKEQAVTVQD, from the coding sequence ATGGGAGGGAAGCTGAGCAAAAAGAAGAAGGGATACAATATGAATGACGAGAAGGCAAAAGAGAAGGACGCAAAGACGGAGGGAGCGTCGGCGGAAGAGGGAGAAGCTCCTAAGGAGAACAAGGAGGAAGCTCCTGCTGCCACTGAGACAACCAATGACACGGAGGCGGCCGCCAatgaagccacgcccaccgccGATAGCAATTCCACCGCACCCAAGGAGGAGGAGAAAAGCACCGCCGCTGCGAAGAAGGAGGAGCCAGCGGCGAACGCTAATGCTCCTAAAGCTTCTGACGCCAAGAGCAGCGAAGCTGCCAAAGCAGAACCCGCTAAGAGTCCAGATGCCCCTCCTGCCAAAGCAGAAGATAAATCCGCCCCTTCTGCAGCTTCAGCCAATGAAAAAGAGGCTGCAAAAGATCCCGCCCCTCCTGTAGCTACAGTGACGGAGAGCAAGCCCGACGCCGAGTCTAAAAAAACTGAGGCTCCGCCCACAAAAGAATCCACCCCTGCAGAGCCAATCACCACGGAGACCAGCCCCGCCCCCAATAAGGAGCAAGCAGTCACTGTGCAGGATTAA